Proteins from a single region of Arctopsyche grandis isolate Sample6627 chromosome 1, ASM5162203v2, whole genome shotgun sequence:
- the LOC143913357 gene encoding uncharacterized protein LOC143913357 isoform X1, which produces MKIVEVFLLISNIILISSIPDFNDNADSKSATTFDEFNMPWDGENYSFGYLTSQGLFRTEKGYWVTAPNGVMFLMVVGAYSKILHNSRIQIVDYYSDLNGYHEQMGLTLEEYLEDSKIRRPVGPGQSGQPGIPGRPIEPGPSGYPGSSGQSGQPGAPGAPGYPGQGGFGGLSDADKSIAGNIVMDGDFMKPNLDDLIAKRMRQMKRAILIKLAILNN; this is translated from the exons atgaaaatagttgAG GTTTTTctgttaatttcaaatataatactaatatcaTCGATTCCTGATTTTAACGACAATGCTGATTCTAAAAGTGCGACAACATTCGACGAATTTAACATGCCTTGGGACGGTGAAAACTATTCATTCGG GTATCTTACCTCACAGGGGTTGTTCAGAACGGAGAAAGGATACTGGGTAACTGCTCCAAACGGTGTAATGTTTTTAATGGTTGTTGGAGCTTACAGCAAAATCCTTCATAACAGTCGTATACaaattgttgattattattcCGATTTAAATGGTTACCATGAACAAATGGGATTGACCTTAGAG GAATATCTGGAAGATTCTAAAATACGACGGCCTGTAGGGCCTGGACAATCTGGACAACCTGGAATACCTGGAAGACCCATAGAACCTGGACCATCTGGATATCCTGGATCATCTGGACAATCTGGACAACCTGGAGCACCTGGAGCACCTGGATATCCTGGGCAAGGAGGATTTGGAGGACtt aGTGATGCTGATAAAAGCATTGCTGGCAATATTGTGATGGATGGAGATTTCATGAAACCCAATCTAGATGATCTGATCGCCAAAAGGATGCGACAAATGAAAAGAGCCATTTtg
- the LOC143913357 gene encoding uncharacterized protein LOC143913357 isoform X2 codes for MPWDGENYSFGYLTSQGLFRTEKGYWVTAPNGVMFLMVVGAYSKILHNSRIQIVDYYSDLNGYHEQMGLTLEEYLEDSKIRRPVGPGQSGQPGIPGRPIEPGPSGYPGSSGQSGQPGAPGAPGYPGQGGFGGLSDADKSIAGNIVMDGDFMKPNLDDLIAKRMRQMKRAILIKLAILNN; via the exons ATGCCTTGGGACGGTGAAAACTATTCATTCGG GTATCTTACCTCACAGGGGTTGTTCAGAACGGAGAAAGGATACTGGGTAACTGCTCCAAACGGTGTAATGTTTTTAATGGTTGTTGGAGCTTACAGCAAAATCCTTCATAACAGTCGTATACaaattgttgattattattcCGATTTAAATGGTTACCATGAACAAATGGGATTGACCTTAGAG GAATATCTGGAAGATTCTAAAATACGACGGCCTGTAGGGCCTGGACAATCTGGACAACCTGGAATACCTGGAAGACCCATAGAACCTGGACCATCTGGATATCCTGGATCATCTGGACAATCTGGACAACCTGGAGCACCTGGAGCACCTGGATATCCTGGGCAAGGAGGATTTGGAGGACtt aGTGATGCTGATAAAAGCATTGCTGGCAATATTGTGATGGATGGAGATTTCATGAAACCCAATCTAGATGATCTGATCGCCAAAAGGATGCGACAAATGAAAAGAGCCATTTtg